The following are encoded in a window of bacterium genomic DNA:
- a CDS encoding DUF559 domain-containing protein, which yields QQYPANGYFLDIALVSPDGTKKLNVEVDRRATHCDSFGRRKMRDVLRDTRLRASGWAIQRFWATDLRADMDACTVKVEQAWNKLTDEMTAL from the coding sequence CAACAGTATCCCGCCAATGGCTACTTTCTTGACATTGCTTTGGTATCCCCCGATGGCACCAAGAAGTTGAATGTCGAAGTCGACAGACGTGCGACGCATTGTGACTCATTTGGACGACGCAAAATGCGCGATGTGCTCCGGGATACCCGATTACGAGCATCGGGTTGGGCAATACAACGTTTTTGGGCAACTGATCTGCGAGCAGATATGGATGCGTGCACTGTTAAAGTCGAGCAAGCATGGAACAAACTAACCGATGAGATGACCGCATTATGA